In uncultured Ilyobacter sp., a genomic segment contains:
- a CDS encoding NAD(P)/FAD-dependent oxidoreductase: MYDVAIIGAGVIGASVARELSKYDLNVVVIEKENDVSNGTTKANSAIVHAGYDAHEGTLMAKYNALGNAMFDKICDELAVPFERCGSLVLAFSEEERGHLDLLYKRGIINGIPEMELLEKDEIKKLEPNISDEVVAALHAKTAGIVGPWELTIAMLENAAENGVNIELNQDVVDIEKLETGYRIITQERNFEAKVVINASGVYADKIHNMVSEETFKIKPRRGQYFVMDKTQGELVGQVIFQCPTELGKGILVTPTVHGNLLLGPDAQDMDDRDDISTTTEQLEFVKEHAVKSVPGIHFRESIRSFAGLRAEGDRGDFIIEEAPGAPLFFDVAGIKSPGLSAAPAIGLDVAKMAVEKLGGADEKANFNPKREQIIFMELNAEEKKELIKENPQYGRVICRCENITEGEIVSSIHRKVGARTVDGVKKRCRPGMGRCQGGFCGPRVQEILARELNVSLEEVVLDKKNSYILTGETK; encoded by the coding sequence ATGTATGATGTTGCGATAATTGGGGCTGGGGTTATAGGCGCTTCTGTTGCCAGAGAGCTTTCTAAATATGACCTTAATGTAGTGGTGATAGAAAAAGAAAATGATGTATCAAATGGAACAACAAAGGCGAATTCTGCAATTGTACATGCGGGGTATGATGCTCATGAGGGAACTCTTATGGCGAAATACAACGCTCTTGGAAATGCAATGTTTGATAAAATATGCGATGAGTTAGCAGTACCTTTTGAAAGATGCGGATCTCTGGTTCTGGCCTTTTCTGAAGAGGAGAGAGGACACTTAGATTTACTGTATAAAAGAGGAATCATAAACGGTATACCTGAAATGGAGTTATTGGAAAAAGATGAGATAAAAAAGCTAGAACCAAACATCAGTGATGAGGTAGTAGCAGCTCTTCATGCTAAAACAGCAGGGATTGTAGGACCCTGGGAACTGACTATAGCAATGCTTGAAAATGCAGCAGAGAATGGCGTAAATATAGAATTGAATCAAGACGTTGTTGATATAGAAAAGCTAGAAACAGGATACAGAATAATAACTCAAGAAAGAAACTTTGAGGCAAAGGTAGTAATAAATGCTTCGGGAGTTTATGCAGATAAAATCCACAACATGGTATCTGAAGAAACTTTTAAGATAAAACCTAGAAGAGGTCAGTACTTTGTAATGGATAAGACACAGGGAGAACTTGTAGGGCAGGTAATATTCCAATGTCCAACAGAACTTGGAAAAGGAATACTGGTAACTCCTACAGTTCACGGAAACCTATTGTTAGGACCTGACGCGCAGGATATGGATGACAGAGATGATATCTCTACAACTACAGAACAACTTGAATTTGTAAAGGAGCATGCAGTAAAATCTGTTCCTGGAATTCACTTCAGAGAATCAATAAGAAGTTTCGCAGGGCTTAGAGCTGAAGGAGACAGAGGAGACTTCATAATAGAGGAAGCGCCTGGCGCACCACTATTCTTTGATGTGGCAGGAATAAAATCTCCGGGACTTTCTGCGGCGCCTGCAATAGGACTAGACGTAGCTAAGATGGCAGTGGAAAAACTAGGGGGAGCAGATGAAAAAGCAAACTTTAACCCTAAGAGAGAACAGATAATATTCATGGAGCTAAACGCAGAAGAGAAAAAAGAACTGATAAAAGAAAATCCACAGTATGGAAGAGTAATATGCAGATGTGAGAATATAACTGAGGGTGAAATTGTAAGCTCTATTCATAGAAAAGTAGGAGCAAGAACTGTAGACGGAGTTAAGAAGAGATGCAGACCTGGTATGGGAAGATGTCAGGGAGGATTCTGCGGTCCGAGAGTTCAGGAGATATTGGCAAGAGAACTGAATGTAAGCTTGGAAGAGGTTGTTTTAGATAAGAAGAACTCTTACATCCTAACAGGGGAAACGAAATAG
- the glpK gene encoding glycerol kinase GlpK yields the protein MDKKYVIALDQGTTSSRAIVFDKDGNEVGVSQKEFTQIYPKAGWVEHDPMEIWASQSSVVTEVIAKTGITNDEIAALGITNQRETTIVWDKNTGKPVYNAIVWQCRRTANICDELKSRGLEEYVRHNTGLVADAYFSGTKVKWILDNVEGAREKAENGELLFGTVDTWLIWKLTNGKVHVTDYTNASRTMLFNIRDLKWDDKMLEELNIPKSMLPEVKNSSEVYGQANLGGVGGTGGVRVPIAGAAGDQQSALFGQACFEKGEAKNTYGTGCFLLMNTGENAVESKNGLLTTIAIGIDNKVEYALEGSVFVGGASVQWLRDELRLINDAADTEYFAKKVKDSNGVYVVPAFVGLGSPYWDMYARGTIVGLTRGANRNHIIRATLESVAYQSRDLIDAMEDDSNIKLAALKVDGGAVKNNFLMQFQSDILGTDVLRPVVTETTALGAAYLAGLAVGFWESKEEIRNRWQVETKFDPAIGEERKEKLYKGWKKAVERSMAWEEKE from the coding sequence ATGGATAAAAAGTACGTAATCGCATTGGATCAAGGGACAACAAGCTCAAGGGCAATAGTATTTGATAAAGACGGAAATGAAGTTGGAGTGTCTCAAAAAGAGTTTACTCAGATATACCCAAAGGCAGGATGGGTAGAGCATGATCCAATGGAAATATGGGCAAGCCAGAGTTCAGTTGTGACAGAGGTAATAGCTAAGACTGGTATAACAAATGATGAGATAGCTGCTCTTGGAATAACTAACCAAAGAGAAACAACTATTGTATGGGATAAAAACACAGGTAAACCTGTATACAATGCCATAGTCTGGCAGTGCAGAAGAACTGCAAATATATGTGATGAATTAAAATCAAGAGGACTTGAAGAATATGTAAGACATAATACAGGTCTTGTAGCAGATGCCTATTTCTCCGGAACTAAGGTTAAATGGATTCTTGATAATGTAGAGGGTGCGAGAGAAAAAGCTGAAAATGGAGAACTTCTTTTCGGAACTGTAGATACATGGCTTATCTGGAAACTGACTAACGGAAAAGTTCACGTAACAGACTATACAAATGCTTCAAGAACAATGCTCTTTAACATAAGAGACCTTAAGTGGGACGACAAGATGCTAGAAGAGCTCAATATACCAAAATCAATGCTTCCTGAGGTAAAAAATTCCAGTGAAGTATACGGTCAGGCCAACCTTGGAGGAGTAGGAGGAACTGGTGGAGTAAGAGTACCTATCGCCGGAGCTGCAGGAGATCAGCAGTCAGCCTTATTTGGACAGGCATGTTTTGAAAAGGGAGAAGCTAAAAATACCTATGGTACTGGATGCTTCCTGCTAATGAACACTGGAGAAAATGCAGTAGAATCTAAAAACGGACTTCTAACAACAATAGCTATCGGTATCGATAACAAGGTAGAGTATGCCCTAGAAGGAAGTGTCTTTGTTGGTGGAGCCTCTGTACAGTGGCTGAGAGACGAGCTCAGATTAATAAATGACGCAGCAGACACAGAGTATTTTGCGAAAAAAGTAAAAGACAGTAACGGTGTATATGTAGTACCTGCCTTTGTAGGTCTAGGGTCACCATACTGGGATATGTATGCCAGAGGTACAATCGTAGGACTAACAAGAGGGGCTAACAGAAATCACATAATAAGAGCGACTTTAGAGTCTGTGGCCTATCAGTCAAGAGACCTTATAGATGCAATGGAAGATGATTCTAACATAAAACTAGCGGCTCTAAAGGTAGACGGAGGAGCAGTAAAGAACAACTTCTTAATGCAGTTCCAGTCAGATATACTAGGAACAGATGTACTAAGACCTGTGGTAACTGAAACAACAGCCTTAGGAGCGGCTTACCTTGCAGGACTTGCTGTAGGATTCTGGGAGAGCAAGGAAGAGATAAGAAACAGATGGCAGGTAGAAACTAAATTTGATCCGGCTATAGGTGAAGAACGTAAAGAGAAATTGTACAAAGGATGGAAAAAGGCTGTAGAAAGATCAATGGCCTGGGAAGAAAAAGAATAG
- a CDS encoding MIP/aquaporin family protein, translating into MGVYLAEFIGTMILILLGNGVVANVVLNKSKGNNSGWIVITAGWGFAVAVAVYVTGWVSGAHINPAVTIALATIGAFDWGMVPGYIAAQVAGAFTGGVLVYLTYKQHYDETEDADGKLATFSTGPAISGAKWNAITEIIGAAMLVMGVLGITNGNNNVGPMAALLVGILVWSLGLSLGGPTGYAINPARDLGPRIAHALLPIKGKRDSDWAYAWIPVVAPIIGGIIGAQLYTACLSVWS; encoded by the coding sequence ATGGGAGTTTATTTAGCAGAGTTTATAGGTACGATGATTCTAATATTACTTGGTAACGGCGTAGTTGCAAATGTGGTTCTAAACAAGAGTAAGGGTAACAACAGTGGTTGGATAGTTATAACTGCCGGTTGGGGATTTGCGGTGGCTGTGGCAGTATATGTAACTGGATGGGTAAGTGGAGCTCACATCAATCCTGCAGTAACAATAGCACTTGCAACTATAGGAGCCTTTGACTGGGGAATGGTTCCAGGATATATAGCGGCTCAGGTAGCCGGGGCATTTACTGGAGGAGTACTTGTATATCTGACATATAAACAGCACTATGACGAAACAGAGGATGCAGACGGTAAACTTGCTACTTTTTCTACAGGTCCTGCAATAAGCGGAGCAAAGTGGAATGCAATAACTGAGATAATAGGTGCGGCTATGCTGGTTATGGGTGTACTAGGGATAACTAATGGAAACAACAACGTAGGACCTATGGCGGCTCTTCTAGTAGGTATACTTGTTTGGTCACTTGGTCTAAGTCTTGGAGGACCTACTGGATATGCTATAAACCCAGCAAGAGATTTAGGACCTAGAATAGCTCATGCCTTACTTCCTATAAAAGGAAAGAGAGACTCTGACTGGGCTTATGCATGGATTCCAGTAGTGGCTCCTATTATAGGAGGAATTATAGGGGCACAGCTATATACTGCATGCCTAAGTGTTTGGAGCTAG
- a CDS encoding glycerol-3-phosphate responsive antiterminator codes for MSNFIKEILERNPVIPAIKDEKGFQKALMEESEIVFILTSNLFNIKGMVEELKEKGKIVFVHADLVEGLSHSTYALEYLIKNTALDGIISTKYNLIKTAKKLNVRVIQRFFLLDSISLENSLKYARETKPDAVEILPGLMPKIIKRLSNELNLPVIAGGLITDKEDIMNALGAGASGVSTTKTQLWDV; via the coding sequence ATGTCAAATTTTATCAAAGAAATACTTGAAAGAAATCCTGTGATACCGGCAATAAAGGACGAGAAAGGATTTCAAAAGGCTCTAATGGAAGAAAGTGAAATTGTATTTATACTTACATCAAATTTGTTTAATATAAAAGGCATGGTGGAAGAGCTCAAGGAGAAAGGTAAAATTGTTTTTGTACATGCAGATCTAGTAGAGGGCTTGTCTCATTCTACATACGCTTTGGAATATCTTATAAAAAATACGGCATTAGATGGAATAATAAGCACGAAATATAACTTGATTAAAACCGCTAAAAAACTAAATGTAAGAGTAATCCAGAGATTTTTTCTTTTGGATTCGATATCTTTGGAAAACAGTCTGAAATATGCTAGAGAAACAAAACCTGATGCAGTGGAAATACTGCCGGGACTTATGCCAAAGATAATAAAAAGACTTTCGAACGAACTAAATCTTCCTGTAATAGCAGGGGGCTTGATAACTGATAAAGAAGATATAATGAATGCTCTTGGAGCTGGAGCTTCTGGAGTGTCCACGACCAAAACACAACTATGGGATGTATAG